The Leptospira langatensis DNA segment TCACCTATAAGATTGGACTTCATTCCCTTACTTTCTGCCTCATGGGTTATATCGTAGGAAAATTCGCAAGGCCCGCCTATCACGAAAATCAGATCTCTATCATGTTGTATTCATTGGTGGTGACCTTGGTCACGAGAGTTGCAACGTACTTTCTATTCTCGCTCTTCTTTCATGAGAATCTGAATTATTCTATCTTTAGTACTTCTATCTTTAACGCTATTATTGCGCCTATTTTCTTCTGGATCTTAGGCAAACTCTATCGTTTGGAGCAGGCGGAAGCATAATATGCTTGGGGGAGGAGGATCTTCTTCAGCCACAGAATTTAGACTGGAGCGCAGTTTCAGGCTAAGACTATACATGTTCTCCGGACTCGTGGCCTTCGCGTTAGTCGCGTTTGTCGTTCAATTATTCAATTTGCAGATCGTTCAGGGAACTGATAACTCTCTTAAAGCTGAGAAGTTCGTAAGAAAAAGTGAGACCATTCCCGCAGCACGCGGAGAAATGTTCGATCGGAACTTCCTCACTCCGGAAACTTCGATGGCTCTGGTCTCCAATTACTCCAGCTTGGATGCGGTCTTAAACACTTCCCTTCTAAAATACGATCCTGCTAAAGTACGAAATTTCCTCCAGGAATTCGCGAGAACTCTTTCGATCCCGATGTCCTATTACGAAGAGGATCTCATAGAGCCGAAGTTTTCCAAGAATATCAAGTCCAAGAAACCGTTCGTTCTCTTGGAAGCCATCAGTAAGGCGCAACAGGAAAGGATCTCCGTCTTCGATACGATTTCAAAATATGTAATATTGGTACCTTCTCCCAGAAGGATCTATAAAATGGGACCTGCTCTGGCGCATGTCACCGGCTATATTGGAAAGCCGAGCAAGACGGATCTTTTGACTCGGGAGATCAAGTCGTATCAGTGGCTTGGAAAAGACGGACTGGAATTGCAATACGATGCTCGTCTCCGAGGAACGGACGGATTCAGGATCCAAAAGAGAAGTTCCGAAGGAAATATAGAAGAGGAGAGAGTGGTAGAACATTCCACTCCCGGAAATAACCTTGTCCTAACAATCGATAAGGATATCCAGCTCGCCGCGTACAAGGCTCTCAAGGGAGCGAGAGGGACTGCGATCGCGTTACGTCCTTCTACCGGAGAGGTGCTTGCGATGGCATCCAATCCGAGTTACGATCCGAATATCCTATCAGGCAAAAGCAGATCCGAGAGAACGGCCCATTATAAGAGAGTGGATGCTAACGGTGGATTCTTGAATTTAGCGATCCAATCCAAATTTCCACCCGCTTCCACCTATAAAACGTTAGTTGCTATGGCAGCTCTGGAGAGCGGTCACAAGGTGGATTATACTCCGGAAACCAGTTATAGCTGCAACGGAAGTTATATCTTGAAGTCCACATTTGCAGGTGTTCCGGATCAGGTATTTTACTGTTGGGAGAAGGGTGGTCATGGAACGAACGACCTGGCTCATGCTCTCCAAAAATCCTGCTCGGTGTATTTCTATAATCTAGGTTATAAACTCGGTTCCGATCCTATCTTAACCTATTCTCGTTTGTTCTTATTGGATCAAAAATCCAAGATAGATCTGCCGGGAGAGATCAGCGGATTCGTACCTTCTTCTGCTTGGAAGAAGAGAACGTACGGGACCAGATGGTTCGACGGGGACACGATCAACCTTTCTATCGGACAAGGATTCATGTCGGTCACTCCTCTCGGAATGGCATTGTTCTATGCAGGCTTATTGAATCGAGGACAGATCTATCAGCCGTATGTGGTGAATGAGATCCGGGATCCTTTGGACAATTCCATTATCAATCGGACAGAGCCGCAAAGACTCAGGGATATTCCTATCCAAGCTTCTACGATCGAAGCGATCAAGACAGGTCTTCGTTTAGTTGTGAAGAGCGGGACCGCGGCATTCGTTCTGAATAAACCGGGACTTCCGGACATTGCAGGAAAGACAGGAACCGCTCAAACCAGAAGAAGGGGAGCCTCCGGTTCCAACCACGCTTGGTTCATCGGATACGCTCCTGCAAATGCGCC contains these protein-coding regions:
- the mreD gene encoding rod shape-determining protein MreD, with amino-acid sequence MILEYVVIGAGIFISHFLNGTNAFEISGYKPDFMVLFVLFFALRRGTMAGIWIGFFGGLLSDSGLGGEIVGNVVTYKIGLHSLTFCLMGYIVGKFARPAYHENQISIMLYSLVVTLVTRVATYFLFSLFFHENLNYSIFSTSIFNAIIAPIFFWILGKLYRLEQAEA
- the mrdA gene encoding penicillin-binding protein 2 codes for the protein MLGGGGSSSATEFRLERSFRLRLYMFSGLVAFALVAFVVQLFNLQIVQGTDNSLKAEKFVRKSETIPAARGEMFDRNFLTPETSMALVSNYSSLDAVLNTSLLKYDPAKVRNFLQEFARTLSIPMSYYEEDLIEPKFSKNIKSKKPFVLLEAISKAQQERISVFDTISKYVILVPSPRRIYKMGPALAHVTGYIGKPSKTDLLTREIKSYQWLGKDGLELQYDARLRGTDGFRIQKRSSEGNIEEERVVEHSTPGNNLVLTIDKDIQLAAYKALKGARGTAIALRPSTGEVLAMASNPSYDPNILSGKSRSERTAHYKRVDANGGFLNLAIQSKFPPASTYKTLVAMAALESGHKVDYTPETSYSCNGSYILKSTFAGVPDQVFYCWEKGGHGTNDLAHALQKSCSVYFYNLGYKLGSDPILTYSRLFLLDQKSKIDLPGEISGFVPSSAWKKRTYGTRWFDGDTINLSIGQGFMSVTPLGMALFYAGLLNRGQIYQPYVVNEIRDPLDNSIINRTEPQRLRDIPIQASTIEAIKTGLRLVVKSGTAAFVLNKPGLPDIAGKTGTAQTRRRGASGSNHAWFIGYAPANAPVSEQVLVAVFVEYGVGGAAGAAPVAREMFRAAFPPGSFKRTAEVPEAAPVLPEKIQ